The window CGCGCCCCAGGAGCAGACCGCATGAACGCGCCCGCCACCCGCTATTACGACGCCTTCCTGCAAGCGATCCTGGAAGGCCACAGCAATGACGACGCGGTCGCCGCGTTGCTGGCGCAACCGGCCTTCGCGGTCTATCGCAATACCATCTTCAAGGGCTGTGTCGATGCCCTGGTCGCCAACTATCCGACCGTGCGTCGGCTGGTAGGCAGCGCCTGGATGGAATCGGCCGCGCTGCAGTTCGCCCGTCACCACCTGCCGCGTCAAGCCAGCCTGATTGCCTATGGCGAAGGCTTTTCCGAATTTCTCTGCACAGTGGAGGCCGTGCGCGAACTGCCCTACCTGCCGGGCGTCGCCGCACTGGACCGTTGCTGGACCGAATCCCACCTCGCCGCTGACCAGCCCATGCTGGCGGTGGCGGCCCTGCACATCGCACTGGAGGCCGGCCAGGATGTGACGCTGGTCCCGCATGCCTCCAGCCGCTGGCATCACGATATGCAACATCCGGTCTACACCATCTGGAGCGCCAACCGCAGTGAAGACGGCCAGGCCGAACTGGCCCCTGAATGGCGGGGCGAAGGCGCCCTGCTCACGCGCCCACACGCCCAGGTGCAATGGCAGCCGCTGAGTCTGGGCGCATGCCGTTTTCTCGACGCCTGCCGCGACGGCTTCAGCATTGCCCGCGCCGCCGGCCAGGCGCTGGAACACGAACCGGATCTGGATATCGCGACCATGCTCGGCCAATTGATCCAGGCCGACGCCTTCACCTCGTTTTACTGAACGGAGTCCCCCATGAACCAGCCCACCTCCCTACCCGCGACCATTACGCCTTCTCCCACCCTCTGGAACCGCGCCGCCGATCTCGCCACGCGCCTCATCAGCGACAGCTTGCTGGCCCTGGTGGCGCGCGTGGCGGTGGCGGCGATCTTCTTCCTCTCTGGCCGCACCAAAGTCAGCGGTTTCCTGGACATCAAGGACAGCACCTACATCCTGTTCCAGGAAGAATACCGCCTGCCGCTGCTGCCACCCGAGCTGGCAGCGCACCTGGCCACCTATGCCGAACACTTTTTTCCGTTGTTGCTGATCCTCGGCCTGTTCACACGCGGCGCCGCGCTGGCGCTGCTGGGGATGACGGCGGTTATCGAGATCTTTGTCTATCCCGATGCCTGGCCAACCCATCTCTCCTGGGCCGGATTGCTGCTGCTGCTGGTAGCGCGTGGTGGCGGTGCGTGGTCGCTGGACCGTCGCTTCGGCCTGCGTTGAATGAGGCGCCGATGAACAAGCTCCAAGCCAGTCCCCTGGCGCAGATCATCGAAGAACAGTTCGCTGCCGCTTTCGCCCATCATGCGGCGGGCCGCCTGGAAGAGGCCGAAGAAGACTATCGTGTCACCCTCGCCATGGAAGAACACCATGCCCCGACACAGCACTATCTGGGCATGCTGCTGCACCAGCGCGGGCGACATGAAGAAGGCGTGACGCTGATGCGCCAGGCCGCCCTTGCAGCGCCGGCCGATGCCGATTGGTGCAACGATATTGGCAATGTGCTCTTCGCCTGCAGCCGCTTCGACGAGGCCGCCCAGGCCTACCAACAGGCATTGGCCCTGCGTCCCGACGATGCCCAGCTATGGACCAACCTGGGCGCCACACGGCGGGCGCAAGGGCAGCATCAGGCGGCTATCGCCGCCTGCGAACAGGCACTGGCAACAGCACCGCACTCTCTCGCAGCCCTGCATCAGCTCGCAGAAATCCATGCCCATCTGGGCGACCGCATGCAGAGCTCGCGCTACCAGTGCATGGCCTTCGTGCTGCCGCCACACGAGGGCAAGTCGCGCGAGTTGCTGGCGATCTCGTTCTACTTCCTGGGACGCGTGGCCGAAGCGGCCGAGGTGTGCCGACGATGGCTGCAGGAAGAACCCGGCCATCCTATCGCCAACCACATGCATGCCGCCTACGCCGGTCTGCCCAGCCACACCGTGCCACGCGATTACATCGTGCGGCGCTTCGATGACTATGCCGATCACTTCGACAGCAACCTGGTGACGCACCTCGACTATCGCGGACCGCAAGTGCTGAACGCGGTGCTGCAGGCCAGCTTGCCCGCCAACGCAGACATGCGCGTGCTCGACGCCGGTTGCGGCACCGGCCTGTGCGCCCCGGTACTGGCGCCTTACGCACTCTCGCTGGAAGGCGTCGATCTTTCTTCCAACATGTTGCGCCATGCCGCACAACATGGCCGCTACAGCACGCTGGCGCAAGCCGATGTGGTGGAATGGATGACGGCGCATCCGTCCCGCTACGCGCTGATCGCCGCCTGCGATGTGCTGATCTACTGCGGACAGCTGGCGTCGTTCTTCACGGCGGCTCAGCTGGCCTTGCAGGAAGGTGGCCATCTTGTCTTTACGGTTGAGCTGGCCGGCGCAGAGCGGCCCGATTCCTACTATCTGCACGCCAGCGGCCGCTTCCGCCACCAGCGCGCCTACATCGAAGACTGCCTGCACGCCGCTGGCATGCAAGTCGTGATGTTGCGTGAGGAAAGCCTGCGCGTGGAAATGCAACAGGCCGTGCCGGGACTGGTAGTCCTGGCAAGACGCTGAAAACAGCGCAAGTATCGGCCCCATTTCGGCATGCCGGCAGTCATCTGCATGCCAGAACGGCAACGCAGCAGCAGGAGATATGTCCGCAGCACAACATGACTGCAAGAAGTTTCGTTTTTTTCTCGCACTTTTCGACCAAGGTACAGTCGTACCGACATCTGGCATGGCTTAGAATAGCCACAGCTCACGACGTAATCGATTAGTACGTACCGGCCTGCGGCGCGGTGAATCCCCGCTCTTCCTTGCTTGCAGGCACCCACGGTGCGCCATCTGAAGAGGAAAACGTAATGACGCAGTCACCCAAAAACATGTCGGCGCTGATGTGTGAACTCAGCGTGGCGCTGGCGGAATTGTCCGAGAAGATGAGCAATCTCTCCGTCACCCTGGAAAATTCCTACCTGGAATCGAATGCCCCGGAATCGGCCGCCATGCTGGAAGCCGCCCGGGAAACCATCGAGAAGGCGCGCAGCAGCTGAAGCCAGACTGATCGGAAATCGTATCGCCCTGGCTAGCTCGCCTCATCCTGCAGCCGACAGCCGGCGCGCCCCCGCACGGGGATGCGCCGGCGCCTCACAACACCTCATTCCCTCGCTCAGAAGTCATACTTCAGCTCAGCCAACACCGTGCGCTGCGGGAAGGGATGAAACAGGAAGTAGGACCTATTTCCCAGGTTGTCCACGCCCAACGCAGCACTCCAGTGCCGATCGAAACGATAGCGCAGCCGCGCATCAAAGACCGTGTAGCCATCGAAGCCCTGGTAGGTGTGGGTGTTGATATCGGTATTGTCCACCGTTGCATAGACCCGTGCGCTGTAGCGTCCGGCCAGCGTATAGGTCCAGTGTTCGTCAGGCTGGTAGCTGGCCACCAGCGTCGCGCGCCACTCTGGCACGTAGGGCGTACGCTGTCCTACCGAAGAGGCGCCGGCGATGGTGGGCACATAAGCCTTGTTCTCCAGGATGCGGGCATCCACCCAGGTCACGCTGCCGTTGAGGGAAAACCCGCGCACCAACACATCATTGCGCTCGAAGGCGGCCTCGATGCCGCGCTGACGGGTGCGGTCCACGTTCTGGGTGAACGAGGCCACGCTGCTACCGATGGTGGAGGATTGCGAGATGAGGGCGTCGCTCACCCGTTCCTCGAACAGCGACACGCGCCACTTGCCCTGCCCTTCCTTCAATTGCCTTTCGATCGCCAGTTCAGTGGACCAGACCTTCTCGGGCTTGAGATTGGGATTGGCCTGCAGGAAGACACTGCCCACCGACACATTCTGGTACAGCTCGCCCACCGTCGGAAAGCGCAGTGCGCGCCCGGTCGAGAGCGTGACCAGCCAGTCCTCGGCAAGCGCCCAGGCCAGCGTCGCCTTGGGCGATAAACCGCTGTGACTGACCTCGGGCTGCGTCACGGGGAAGCCCACGCCACTGCCGTTGGTCGAATAATTGAATCCGCCAAACGCACGCCACCATTCGTAACGCGCGCCCAGCGTGGCTTTCCAGCCAGGGGAGAAACGCCAGGCATCCTGCGCCCACAACGCCGAGGTGGTGGTCTTGCCGCGTGAATCGGCATTGAGCGCGCCAGCGCTGCCGCTGCTCCAGTTGCTGGTGTTCCAGGTGGGAGTGGCCAGGGTATAGCGGTCGTAATGCGCACCGACACTGATGACCTGGGCGCTCCCCTGCGGCCGCCAGATGCCCTTGGCGTCGAGCGTACTCCAGCCGGTGCCGCTGGCGTCAGCGATGCTGCCCGCCCCGGCCAGCCCAGCCGGCAAGGTAGTGGTCGAGGTGCGTGTGAGGTCGCGCGAGGAGGAGATCGCCGATGCCGCCACTTGCCAGTCCCAGACGCCATCGGTATGACTGCGCACTTCCAGCCCCTGCATCCACTGCTGCTGTTCCACCGTATTGCTGTTGAAGCCGCTGGTATAGACCGGTGCGCCCACCGCATTGCGCAGGAAGGTGTGCGGAGTGGCGTTGGCCTGGTTCTGCCAGAAGCCCAGCGTATAGGTGGCCGTGAGCGTGGGTGTGAAGTCATAGGACAGCTTCAGGCGCGCCGTGTCCTGCACCGTGTGGGTCAGGTTGCCCGCACCCAGCACCTGGATATTGCGGCCCAGCCGGTCCTGCGTGGCGACCGCCCCTGTGCTGCCGGCAGGCGCAGTGGCGGCGGTGACGTAGGTCACCGGCGGGGAATAGCTGTCCAGGTGATTGACCGAGAAGCGCCAGGCCAGCGCCCCGCTGCGATTGCCCAGGCCGACGTTGACCTCCTGGGCGCGATAGGTACCGGAGACGCCATACTGGCTGAAATCCTGCTGCGCATACTGGGTCTTGATGCTGGCCTCGAAACGCTCGGGCATGCGGGTGGTGATCTCGGTGACTGCTCCGTAGGAATTGCCCGGATACTCGGCCGCAAAGGGCCCATACATGACATCAATGCGGGCGATTTCCTCCGGCGCCACCATGAACCAGCGCGGCGAGCCGTTGCCATTGTTGTTGTTCACCAGCGCCGAGAGCAGGATGCCGTCGGCATACACCAGGCTGCGCGCGCTGGCGTTGACGCCGGTGGTGCGGGTGGCCAGCGGCGACTGCGTATCGCCGATGTAGCGCTTGCGCACCGACAGGCTGGGCAGGTACTTGAGCGCATCGGCGCTATCGGTGACGTTGATGGTATCGGCGGCGGTATCGGCCGTGACGCTGGCGCTGGTCTGCGGCAATTGCGTGCGCTGCGGCGCTGCGACCGTACCGCGCACCTCGATGGTGGGCAAGGCAGCCGCATCACTGGCCTCGACAGCGCTCTGCTGGGCCAGCGCAGCGCCGCTCCAGGCCGACAGGACAGACAGTATCAGCCGGCGCCTGCGCAGGGGGAATGGGTTCATGGCGAAGGAAACCTGATCTTGTCGGGCAATGCGCGCAATCGCACCCGCGACTGCCGTAGGCGTCGCACTCCCCGTTTTTTGTCCGCGCAATCTAGCATGCAGGCGCATCACTGCGAATGCGGAAGCCATGCCGCCATCTGGCAGGCAAACGCCTACCCGGAGAAAATCTCCTTGCGCCACAAGGATTTAGCACCGACAAGCAGGATAAAAAAAGGGCTGCGACATATTGCCGCAGCCCGGAAATACAACAGAGAGGAGTAGTGATTGGACTCCAATTCGCCGCCCCGCCCCTTAATCCAAATCAAACCTGACGCGCACCGATGCAAGTCGCACCGCCCTTCACAAGGAACGCTCCAGCCACCACAACAGCAACAGCAGCGGCAGCGCGCAAAGAATGCGCCGCGCCAGCCAGGGCGTGCGCGCCGGCCAGTAACTGAGCGACAGCACCTGCAGGATGCCGGCCAGCGTCAGCACGCCAATGCCTCCCACCACGCCAATGCTCCAGCCCTGCATGCCAATGGCCACCGCCAGGCTGGCCAGCAGCGCCAGCGCACCCAGCCAGCGCAAGCGCTGCCGCAGCGCCGGTGCAGGCTCGGCGCCGCGACCATGCACATCGGCGTAGTGACGGTCCATTGCCAGCGCCAGCGCGCTCCAGGCGCAATAGGCCAGGCCCAGCGCCAACAGGAAACCCGAGAGCGTCATGCCGCCTCCTTGATCAAGGCGCCCTGCCTGCCCGGCTGCACCGCCGCGGCGGCGCGCTGCCTGCGCTGACGGCGCGCCAGGATGCGCTCGGCCAGCCACAGCGACGCCCCCAGCGCCAGCATAGTGAGATCGAAACCAGCCACGGGCCAGGGACCGCGTCCCAGCAACAGCGTCACGCCGAGATGGGAATGCGTAGTGAAGATGTTGAGCACCACAATGCCCGCAAACAGCAGCGCCCCCGCCCCCAGTTGCACCCGCCACATCGCCAGGCCCGGGCGCAGCTGCGCCAGCACCGCCGCCACCGCCCAGGCGATGAAGAAGACATTGATCTCCGCCTGGGGCCGCTGCGTCATCTCCAGCGGCAGCAAGCGGTTGGCCCAGAAGTAGCTGGCAAAGGCGATCGGCAGGCCGGCAATGGCGCCGATATTGAGTGCATCCACCAGGCGCAGGCCCCAGCCGGGACGCGCCCCCTGGGCGATGGCCTTGGCCTCTTTCTGGCGCGTCTTCACCGCCCACAGCAGGGCCCCGCTGGCCACCATCAGGTAGCCCGACAGACCGCACAGGAAGAACAGCCAGCGCAGCCAGGGATCCGCAAAATGCCCCAGGTGCAAGCCATAGAGCACCGCACGAGTCACGCCCGTATTGCTGGGCTGTTCCCCCACGCTGGCCTTCTGCACGCCGCTCACGCCATCGAAGACCAGCGCCGGTTGCAGATAGGACAAGGTGGCCGCCTTCTGGCGCGTGAGCACCACGGTAGCCTTGGCGTCCCCCGGGTGATTGATCGTCACCAGCGCCAGCGGCGCGCCCTGCCAGTGCTGCTGCGCCTGCGTGACCAGCGGCCCGATGGCCGTGAGCGGCGCGGCCTGTCCGGCAGCCTTGCCGCGCCCCGCGACATTGGGAAAGACCTCCTCGAAGAAGGCGCTCTCGCCACCCTTGCCAGGGTAGGCCGTCTGCACGCCCCAGGGCATGATCATGAACATCAGCGTGACCAGCCCGGTGTAGGTGATCATCAGATGGAACGGCAGCGCCAGCACCGCCGCAGCGTTATGGGCATCGAGCCAGGAACGTTGGCCCTTGTTGGCGCGGAAGGTGAAGAAATCCTTGAAGATACGCTTATGGGTGATCACCCCGCTGACAATGGCCACCAGCATGAAGAGCGCACCGATGCTCACGATCCAGCGCGCCCACTGCACCGGCATGTAGTGCAGGTCGAAGTGCAGGCGATAGAGGAACTCACCGCCCCGCGTTTCGCGCACGGCCGCCATCTTCTGGCCGGTCGTGACATCGACCAGCTCGCTGGTAAAACGGCTGCGCGCGCTGCCCGCCGGGCCATCCTTGGGCGGCGGCGCGATCCAGCCCACCCGCATGGCCACGCTGCGCGCCGACGGCAGGCTGATGAACCAGCGTTCGGCCTGCGGCGCCTGCTGCTGCAAGTGCGCGATGGCGCGTTCCACCGCCAGCGGCTGCGGCACCGGCTGACGCTGAGTGGCGTGCAGCTCGGGCATCATCCAGAAACTGATCTCGTCCTTGAAGTAGCTGGCCGAGCCGCCGGCAAACACCAGCAGCAACAGCCAGCAGACCAGCAGGCCGCTCCAGGTATGCAGCCACGCCATGGACTGCCGCAATCCCTCCTTCATGCCGCCACTCTCCCCATCCAGGCCGCCAGCGCCAGCACCAGGGCCGGCGCCGCCAGCCCGGCCCAGGCGCGCCAGGCGCTGCGGGCCGCGAAGACCCAGATCACCGCGCAGGTAAAGATGGCGAAGGACAGCATGGTCGCCGTCATCACCGCATCGGCCCGGCTCATGGGCAGATAGCGCGCCGCCACCACAGTACACAGGGCCGTGAGCAGATAGCCGCCGGCAACGGCGGCCACCACGCGGGAGAGCACGGCCAGGCGGTAGGCCAGGGTCGGGCTGCAGACAGGTTTCAGGCTGAACATAGGATCAATGCTGGATCAATGCGGGATCAAGGTGACATCAAGGCTGGATCAATGGCCGGACCGCTTACTTGTTGGGCTTGGCCGCCGGCGCTGCCGGCAGCGCCTTCATGCCCTTGGCCTGGACCAGCGAGAGCGTGGTCACGAAACTGGCCGTGTCATAGGGCTTGCCGTCACGCTCGCCGGCCGTCTTGTCGGTGTGGTGGACCTCCGCCACATAGACGCCCTGCCAGGGCAGATCGAACTGCACCAGGCCCTGTTCGTCGGAATGGGCTTCCTTCATCCAGCCCGACGGCGTCACCAGGCCGACCTTGGCCTTGGGCAACGCCGCGTTCTTGTAGGTCACCTTGAACTGGCCCGGCTTGCCAGTGGGCAGCAGGTCCAGCGTCAGGCGCGGCTCCTGGGCCGCCGCCGAGGTCACCAGACGCGCCGCCGGGGTCCAGGCGGTGCGGGTGGGCGTGGCCGCGTGCTTGTTCTCGAAGACCGGATAGTGCGCATCCTCCGCCACGAGGGATTCGCCCTGCCCCGCCTTGGCTGACAAGCTGAAGGCATCGGACTGCTTGCTCAACGC is drawn from Herbaspirillum seropedicae and contains these coding sequences:
- a CDS encoding DoxX family protein, yielding MNQPTSLPATITPSPTLWNRAADLATRLISDSLLALVARVAVAAIFFLSGRTKVSGFLDIKDSTYILFQEEYRLPLLPPELAAHLATYAEHFFPLLLILGLFTRGAALALLGMTAVIEIFVYPDAWPTHLSWAGLLLLLVARGGGAWSLDRRFGLR
- a CDS encoding TonB-dependent receptor, with the translated sequence MNPFPLRRRRLILSVLSAWSGAALAQQSAVEASDAAALPTIEVRGTVAAPQRTQLPQTSASVTADTAADTINVTDSADALKYLPSLSVRKRYIGDTQSPLATRTTGVNASARSLVYADGILLSALVNNNNGNGSPRWFMVAPEEIARIDVMYGPFAAEYPGNSYGAVTEITTRMPERFEASIKTQYAQQDFSQYGVSGTYRAQEVNVGLGNRSGALAWRFSVNHLDSYSPPVTYVTAATAPAGSTGAVATQDRLGRNIQVLGAGNLTHTVQDTARLKLSYDFTPTLTATYTLGFWQNQANATPHTFLRNAVGAPVYTSGFNSNTVEQQQWMQGLEVRSHTDGVWDWQVAASAISSSRDLTRTSTTTLPAGLAGAGSIADASGTGWSTLDAKGIWRPQGSAQVISVGAHYDRYTLATPTWNTSNWSSGSAGALNADSRGKTTTSALWAQDAWRFSPGWKATLGARYEWWRAFGGFNYSTNGSGVGFPVTQPEVSHSGLSPKATLAWALAEDWLVTLSTGRALRFPTVGELYQNVSVGSVFLQANPNLKPEKVWSTELAIERQLKEGQGKWRVSLFEERVSDALISQSSTIGSSVASFTQNVDRTRQRGIEAAFERNDVLVRGFSLNGSVTWVDARILENKAYVPTIAGASSVGQRTPYVPEWRATLVASYQPDEHWTYTLAGRYSARVYATVDNTDINTHTYQGFDGYTVFDARLRYRFDRHWSAALGVDNLGNRSYFLFHPFPQRTVLAELKYDF
- a CDS encoding tetratricopeptide repeat protein, producing MNKLQASPLAQIIEEQFAAAFAHHAAGRLEEAEEDYRVTLAMEEHHAPTQHYLGMLLHQRGRHEEGVTLMRQAALAAPADADWCNDIGNVLFACSRFDEAAQAYQQALALRPDDAQLWTNLGATRRAQGQHQAAIAACEQALATAPHSLAALHQLAEIHAHLGDRMQSSRYQCMAFVLPPHEGKSRELLAISFYFLGRVAEAAEVCRRWLQEEPGHPIANHMHAAYAGLPSHTVPRDYIVRRFDDYADHFDSNLVTHLDYRGPQVLNAVLQASLPANADMRVLDAGCGTGLCAPVLAPYALSLEGVDLSSNMLRHAAQHGRYSTLAQADVVEWMTAHPSRYALIAACDVLIYCGQLASFFTAAQLALQEGGHLVFTVELAGAERPDSYYLHASGRFRHQRAYIEDCLHAAGMQVVMLREESLRVEMQQAVPGLVVLARR
- a CDS encoding PepSY-associated TM helix domain-containing protein encodes the protein MKEGLRQSMAWLHTWSGLLVCWLLLLVFAGGSASYFKDEISFWMMPELHATQRQPVPQPLAVERAIAHLQQQAPQAERWFISLPSARSVAMRVGWIAPPPKDGPAGSARSRFTSELVDVTTGQKMAAVRETRGGEFLYRLHFDLHYMPVQWARWIVSIGALFMLVAIVSGVITHKRIFKDFFTFRANKGQRSWLDAHNAAAVLALPFHLMITYTGLVTLMFMIMPWGVQTAYPGKGGESAFFEEVFPNVAGRGKAAGQAAPLTAIGPLVTQAQQHWQGAPLALVTINHPGDAKATVVLTRQKAATLSYLQPALVFDGVSGVQKASVGEQPSNTGVTRAVLYGLHLGHFADPWLRWLFFLCGLSGYLMVASGALLWAVKTRQKEAKAIAQGARPGWGLRLVDALNIGAIAGLPIAFASYFWANRLLPLEMTQRPQAEINVFFIAWAVAAVLAQLRPGLAMWRVQLGAGALLFAGIVVLNIFTTHSHLGVTLLLGRGPWPVAGFDLTMLALGASLWLAERILARRQRRQRAAAAVQPGRQGALIKEAA
- a CDS encoding cobalt ABC transporter substrate-binding protein — its product is MKRLAIVSGLFTSLLLALPASAHQIWLQQDGKEAKLYFGEFGDNLREVSPGLLDKFVSPSAVLISAQGDRTLALSKQSDAFSLSAKAGQGESLVAEDAHYPVFENKHAATPTRTAWTPAARLVTSAAAQEPRLTLDLLPTGKPGQFKVTYKNAALPKAKVGLVTPSGWMKEAHSDEQGLVQFDLPWQGVYVAEVHHTDKTAGERDGKPYDTASFVTTLSLVQAKGMKALPAAPAAKPNK
- a CDS encoding DUF3649 domain-containing protein, producing the protein MFSLKPVCSPTLAYRLAVLSRVVAAVAGGYLLTALCTVVAARYLPMSRADAVMTATMLSFAIFTCAVIWVFAARSAWRAWAGLAAPALVLALAAWMGRVAA
- a CDS encoding DNA-binding domain-containing protein; its protein translation is MNAPATRYYDAFLQAILEGHSNDDAVAALLAQPAFAVYRNTIFKGCVDALVANYPTVRRLVGSAWMESAALQFARHHLPRQASLIAYGEGFSEFLCTVEAVRELPYLPGVAALDRCWTESHLAADQPMLAVAALHIALEAGQDVTLVPHASSRWHHDMQHPVYTIWSANRSEDGQAELAPEWRGEGALLTRPHAQVQWQPLSLGACRFLDACRDGFSIARAAGQALEHEPDLDIATMLGQLIQADAFTSFY
- a CDS encoding DUF3325 domain-containing protein, with the protein product MTLSGFLLALGLAYCAWSALALAMDRHYADVHGRGAEPAPALRQRLRWLGALALLASLAVAIGMQGWSIGVVGGIGVLTLAGILQVLSLSYWPARTPWLARRILCALPLLLLLWWLERSL